A part of Lutra lutra chromosome 2, mLutLut1.2, whole genome shotgun sequence genomic DNA contains:
- the RWDD4 gene encoding RWD domain-containing protein 4 isoform X1, with translation MSANEDQEMELEALRSIYEGDESFRELSPVSFQYRIGENGDPKAFLIEISWTETYPQTPPIISMNAFFNNTISSAVKQSILAKLQEAVEVNLGTAMTYTLFEYAKDNKDQFMENHQPVNSTIPISSIISVETPNTAPSSKKKEKKEQLSKAQKRKLADKTDHKGELPRGWNWVDVVKHLSKTGSKEDE, from the exons ATGAGTGCCAACGAGGACCAGGAG atggaACTGGAAGCTCTGCGTTCCATTTATGAAGGAGACGAAAGTTTCCGGGAGTTAAGTCCAGTTTCCTTTCAATATCGG atAGGTGAAAATGGTGATCCCAAAGCCTTCTTAATAGAGATTTCCTGGACAGAAACATATCCCCAAACACCTCCAATTATATCTATGAACGCTTTTTTTAACAACACCAT ATCGTCAGCTGTAAAGCAGAGCATATTAGCCAAGTTACAGGAAGCCGTGGAGGTCAATCTTGGGACCGCCATGACCTACACGTTGTTTGAATATGCCAAGGACAATAAAGACCAGTTCATGGAGAATCACCAGCCTGTGAATTCTACG ataCCCATAAGCAGTATCATCTCCGTTGAAACTCCTAATACAGCCCCATcaagtaagaaaaaagagaaaaaagaacagcttTCAAAAGCCCAGAAACGTAAGCTGGCAGATAAAACag ATCACAAAGGAGAACTTCCTCGAGGATGGAACTGGGTTGATGTGGTGAAG CAT ttAAGCAAAACTGGCTCTAAAGAAGACGAATAA
- the RWDD4 gene encoding RWD domain-containing protein 4 isoform X2: protein MNAFFNNTISSAVKQSILAKLQEAVEVNLGTAMTYTLFEYAKDNKDQFMENHQPVNSTIPISSIISVETPNTAPSSKKKEKKEQLSKAQKRKLADKTDHKGELPRGWNWVDVVKHLSKTGSKEDE, encoded by the exons ATGAACGCTTTTTTTAACAACACCAT ATCGTCAGCTGTAAAGCAGAGCATATTAGCCAAGTTACAGGAAGCCGTGGAGGTCAATCTTGGGACCGCCATGACCTACACGTTGTTTGAATATGCCAAGGACAATAAAGACCAGTTCATGGAGAATCACCAGCCTGTGAATTCTACG ataCCCATAAGCAGTATCATCTCCGTTGAAACTCCTAATACAGCCCCATcaagtaagaaaaaagagaaaaaagaacagcttTCAAAAGCCCAGAAACGTAAGCTGGCAGATAAAACag ATCACAAAGGAGAACTTCCTCGAGGATGGAACTGGGTTGATGTGGTGAAG CAT ttAAGCAAAACTGGCTCTAAAGAAGACGAATAA